One Tenebrio molitor chromosome 2, icTenMoli1.1, whole genome shotgun sequence genomic region harbors:
- the rhea gene encoding talin-2 isoform X5 yields MSLSLKICIVDTNVTKTIVFDTSTTVYDACRIIRDKYAEENLGNPKDYGLFLTDDDSRTGVWLEAARHLEYYLLRNGDTVEYRKKLRTLRVKMLDGSVKTMMVDDSQIVANLMVVICTKLGITNHDEYSLVLEDLENQENIDNRNYGTLTLKRKKEEKERDAKMDQLRKKLHTDDDVNWLDPAKTLREQGIDENETVLLRRKFFFSDQNIDSHDPVQLNLLYVQARDAIINGTHPITQEKACEFAGIQCQIQFGDHMENKHKPGFLDLKEFLPQSYIKYKGIEKKVFAEHKKHLGKNELEAKVTYTKNARALKTYGVTFFLVKEKMKGKNKLVPRLLGVTKDSVLRLDEKSKEILQTWPLTTVRRWGASPNTFTLDFGDYSDQYYSVQTTEAEQIQHIIAGYIDIILKKKQAKDHYGIEGDEGSTMFEESVAPHKATILQHELSKIGKLNTESVAKPAIMRAGTDGEKTFSTGMMGSAQHTIVSGQVTVGHAPPTIQQTKVTSVLTEPQRALLSTISSTQSRIKESEIELEGRAHIPEVGSDPAAKKWKQVTLDTRKQNVGSQIAAMNAATVQVVTLTSGPQDEVDHNAVGAAITTIGSNLPEMTKDVKMIAALMDDSNMGEKLLDATRKLCTAFSDLLKAAEPESKEPRQSLLNAASRVGEASTHVLASIGEDTAENKELQDMLLSLAKAVANTTAALVLKAKNIASTCEDQQTQNKVIGAATHCALATSQLVACAKVIAPTLSSPACQEQLTAAVREVAKAIENLVAVCNETSTDNELMDQLRAAASEVTRTLNDLLNHIKFASRERAQETVQEYSVEEIYTATDRLSAASGDANEMVKQARVLGQATAQLIQSIKGEAEKTPDSDIQRRLLAAAKTLADATARMVEAARQCASHPHDIQYQSLLRRTAEELRDVTAVAATTPALRAKLVDRVKICARKAVSSATQCITAAQASHPHNTNQATREALTTETRELVKQIPPLVGSIKASTANPEDTTSQVDLIYVADVFLHPATHFVQTSQSVLPTIQDQAITEQLSVTSQKLNTDLSDLRGALSRAKPVCQGLGLGAASQLIADLQDELNEFERAVKAHNLKPLPGDTPERGAEDLTSSSKAINQSVAQLLSAAAQGNEIYTDKAARDTAQSLRSLTGAVRTVAATTGDENVQLKVIGSGQDVLMHSARLVEEAQKTLHSVEVTPGLQHAAKKISTALNQAINCLPGQRDVDSAITNIIEWTSTINSGRFPHTNKSYGELQQELNTAAANLNEASSVVVSSVRSPTQLSSSSKDFSVAFHDLLGVSMEMAGQTQDTEIRGQMVHSLKSVSTTSSSLLTTAKSLSADPYLPNGKNQLAAAARAVTDSINHLVNVCTSAAPGQNECDNAIRKIQAMKHLLENPTEPINDCSYYEALDSVIDKSKVLGDCMTGITNSAKQSQHERFAEHIKTFSSSICNFIEASAQAAYLVGVSDPSSIAGRPGLVDQAQFARASQAIYQGCSTLSSPSSPQKHVLEAATLIAKHTSALCNSCRVASSKTTNPVAKKQFVQSAKAVANSTAALVKEIKTLDLDYSDVNRQKCAQATVPLLEAVENLCVYANSSEFVSIPAKISPQARRAQQPIIDSGSRLIDSSCTVVSAAKNLVVMNKDPSTWQHFASSSKDVSESIKQLVVNIRNGAPGKNECETAASILTNHLRSLDTASMDAVSQSLAPKKGSTLPAYSQQVERAAAGVFDTIEPLRHAAKYEAENIGHTVNQMVQFFEPLVQNTIGAASNMKNSKQQEQLLDQAKSVTESALQLVYSVKDCGGNPKAVNIHPDIDECAGSTRDALQDLVTSLETISTQSGIVSGVVDNLTRAMTRLSDHRASLIISDSDGYVDYQTRMVECAKNIAKLAGEMASKAPHDTQKLAPLSADLSHKYTQLANDSIGAAAAATNGEVAMRLKEVVQQLGGACVELVQAGGQCLIRKDDIILREIGDCSRNVTEKVSRVLATLQSGSRGTQACINAASTVSGIIGDLDTTIMFATAGNLNPENEHESFADHRENILKTAKALVEDTKTLVAGAASSQEQLAVAAQNSVSTIVQLAEVVKFGAASLGSDNTDSQIMLINAVKDVASALGDLIHATKAASGKPINDPAMAHLKESAKVPDSDTDWWVSDQEEELIRLLSDSKENIATESLQSDIIPCLLIT; encoded by the exons ATGTCCCTCTCGCTTAAGATTTGCATCGTCGACACTAATGTCACCAAGACAATCGTGTTCGACACCTCGACCACGGTCTACGACGCCTGCAGGATCATCCGGGACAAGTACGCCGAAGAAAACCTCGGCAATC CCAAAGACTACGGTCTGTTTCTCACCGACGACGACAGCAGGACCGGAGTATGGCTGGAGGCGGCGAGGCACTTAGAATATTACCTCCTGAGGAACGGCGACACCGTCGAATACCGAAAGAAATTGAGGACGTTGAGGGTCAAGATGCTCGACG GTTCGGTGAAGACGATGATGGTGGACGACTCTCAGATCGTCGCCAATTTGATGGTGGTGATTTGTACGAAGCTCGGCATAACAAACCACGACGAGTACTCGTTGGTTCTGGAAGATTTGGAGAACCAGGAGAACATCGACAACCGAAACTACGGCACTCTCACGTTGAAGCGGAAGAAGGAGGAGAAAGAACGCGACGCTAAGATGGACCAGCTCAGGAAGAAGCTGCACACCGACGACGACGTCAACTGGCTGGACCCGGCGAAGACGCTCAGGGAACAGGGAATAGACGAGAACGAGACCGTCCTTTTGAGGCGCAAGTTCTTCTTCTCCGACCAGAATATAGACTCGCACGATCCGGTGCAGCTCAATCTGCTGTACGTCCAAGCCAGGGACGCCATCATTAACGGCACTCATCCAATTACGCAAGAGAAGGCCTGCGAATTCGCAGGGATACAGTGTCAGATTCAATTTGGGGATCACATGGAGAATAAGCACAAACCCGGATTCCTAGA TTTGAAGGAGTTCCTGCCGCAGTCGTACATCAAGTACAAAGGCATCGAAAAGAAGGTCTTCGCGGAGCACAAGAAGCACCTAGGCAAGAACGAGCTCGAGGCCAAGGTGACGTACACGAAGAACGCCAGAGCGCTGAAGACCTACGGCGTGACCTTCTTCCTGGTGAAGGAGAAGATGAAGGGGAAGAACAAGCTGGTGCCCCGCCTGCTGGGGGTGACCAAAGACTCGGTGCTCCGTTTGGACGAGAAGAGCAAGGAGATCCTGCAGACGTGGCCCCTGACCACTGTCAGAAGATGGGGGGCGAGCCCCAACACTTTCACTCTAGATTTCGGCGACTACTCCGATCAATATTACTCAGTTCAGACGACTGAAGCCGAACAAATCCAGCACATCATAGCCGGATACATCGACATAATCCTGAAAAAG AAACAAGCGAAGGACCATTACGGGATCGAGGGAGATGAGGGATCGACGATGTTCGAGGAGAGCGTGGCCCCGCACAA GGCGACCATTCTTCAGCACGAGCTGAGCAAAATCGGAAAATTGAACACGGAGTCTGTGGCCAAACCTGCGATTATGAGGGCCGGGACTGACG GCGAGAAAACATTTAGTACTGGCATGATGGGTAGTGCTCAACACACTATCGTAAGTGGACAAGTGACCGTGGGTCATGCACCTCCTACG ATCCAACAAACCAAAGTGACGTCGGTGCTGACAGAGCCCCAGAGGGCTTTGCTCTCCACCATTTCCTCCACACAGAGCAGGATAAAGGAGTCCGAAATAGAACTGGAAGGTCGCGCACACATCCCCGAAGTGGGTAGCGACCCCGCCGCCAAGAAATGGAAGCAAGTCACGCTCGACACCCGCAAGCAAAACGTCGGCTCGCAGATCGCCGCCATGAACGCGGCCACCGTCCAGGTGGTCACGCTGACGTCGGGCCCGCAGGACGAAGTCGACCACAACGCCGTCGGCGCCGCCATCACCACGATCGGAAGCAACCTGCCCGAGATGACCAAGGACGTGAAGATGATAGCGGCGCTGATGGACGATTCTAACATGGGCGAGAAGCTGCTGGATGCCACCAGGAAGTTGTGTACCGCCTTCAGTGACTTGTTGAAGGCTGCAGAGCCCGAGTCGAAGGAACCGAGACAGAGCTTGTTGAACGCGGCCTCCAGAGTCGGAGAGGCGAGCACCCACGTGTTGGCGTCCATCGGCGAAGACACCGCCGAGAACAAAGAGCTGCAAGACATGTTGCTCTCTTTGGCCAAAGCCGTGGCCAACACCACGGCGGCTTTGGTGCTGAAGGCCAAGAACATCGCCTCGACTTGCGAAGACCAGCAGACGCAGAACAAAGTGATCGGAGCAGCGACTCACTGCGCTCTGGCGACGTCGCAACTGGTGGCCTGCGCCAAAGTCATCGCGCCGACCTTGTCGTCGCCAGCATGTCAAGAACAACTGACCGCGGCTGTCAGGGAAGTCGCCAAAGCTATTGAAAATCTCGTCGCGGTCTGCAACGAGACCTCGACCGACAACGAGTTGATGGATCAGTTGAGAGCGGCGGCGTCCGAAGTCACCAGGACTCTCAACGATCTCCTCAATCACATCAAGTTCGCGTCGAGAGAGCGCGCCCAGGAGACAGTCCAGGAGTACAGCGTGGAGGAGATCTACACCGCCACGGACAGGTTGTCCGCGGCGTCCGGAGACGCCAACGAGATGGTGAAACAAGCGCGGGTTTTGGGACAGGCGACGGCGCAGCTGATCCAGAGCATCAAAGGCGAGGCCGAGAAGACTCCAGATTCGGACATCCAGCGCCGCCTTTTGGCCGCCGCGAAGACTCTAGCGGACGCTACGGCTCGCATGGTGGAGGCCGCGAGGCAGTGCGCGTCTCACCCGCACGACATCCAGTACCAGAGTCTCTTGAGGAGGACCGCCGAAGAATTGAGAGATGTAACGGCAGTCGCGGCCACGACTCCAGCTCTGAGGGCCAAGTTGGTCGACAGGGTGAAGATATGCGCCAGAAAAGCGGTGTCGTCGGCCACCCAGTGCATCACAGCGGCGCAAGCGAGCCACCCCCACAACACCAACCAAGCAACAAGAGAAGCTCTCACCACGGAGACGCGAGAACTGGTGAAGCAGATCCCGCCTCTCGTGGGGTCCATCAAAGCCAGCACCGCCAACCCGGAAGACACGACCAGTCAAGTCGACTTGATCTACGTCGCCGACGTCTTCCTCCAC CCTGCCACTCACTTCGTGCAAACATCACAGTCAGTGTTGCCCACGATTCAGGACCAAGCGATCACCGAGCAACTCTCCGTGACCAGCCAGAAACTGAACACTGACTTGAGCGACCTCCGCGGGGCCCTCAGCCGAGCCAAGCCTGTCTGTCAAGGTCTAGGCCTGGGAGCGGCGTCCCAACTGATCGCCGACTTGCAAGACGAACTGAACGAGTTCGAGCGTGCCGTCAAAGCGCATAACCTCAAACCCCTGCCGGGAGACACGCCGGAACGCGGCGCCGAAGACTTGACTTCCAGCAGCAAAGCCATCAATCAGAGCGTGGCTCAGTTGTTGAGTGCCGCCGCCCAAGGCAACGAGATTTACACCGACAAGGCTGCCAGAGACACCGCTCAGAGTTTGAGGTCGTTGACGGGAGCGGTGAGGACGGTTGCGGCGACCACCGGCGACGAGAATGTCCAGTTGAAGGTCATCGGCTCGGGACAGGACGTGCTGATGCATTCGGCCAGGTTGGTGGAGGAGGCGCAGAAGACGCTGCATTCGGTGGAAGTGACCCCGGGGCTGCAACATGCCGCGAAAAAGATCTCGACGGCGCTGAATCAAGCCATCAATTGTCTGCCAG GCCAAAGAGATGTCGATTCTGCCATCACCAACATCATCGAGTGGACGTCCACCATCAATTCTGGACGTTTCCCTCACACCAACAAGAGTTACGGAGAGCTGCAACAAGAATTGAACACGGCGGCCGCCAATTTGAACGAGGCGAGCTCCGTGGTGGTCAGTTCAGTCCGCAGTCCGACTCAACTGTCGTCGTCTTCGAAAGACTTCTCCGTGGCCTTCCACGATTTGCTGGGAGTTTCGATGGAGATGGCCGGACAGACCCAAGACACGGAAATCAGAGGGCAGATGGTGCACTCGCTGAAGAGCGTCTCGACCACTTCCAGTAGCCTCTTGACCACTGCCAAGTCCCTCTCGGCCGATCCGTACTTGCCCAACGGCAAAAACCAACTGGCGGCGGCCGCGAGAGCCGTCACCGACAGCATCAACCACCTGGTGAACGTCTGCACGTCGGCCGCTCCAGGTCAGAACGAGTGCGACAACGCCATAAGAAAAATCCAAGCGATGAAACACCTGCTGGAAAATCCGACCGAACCGATCAACGACTGCAGTTACTACGAAGCTCTGGACTCGGTCATCGACAAGAGCAAAGTCCTGGGGGATTGCATGACGGGAATCACGAACAGCGCCAAACAGTCCCAACACGAAAGATTCGCAGAACATATCAAGACGTTCAGCAGCTCGATCTGCAACTTTATCGAAGCTTCGGCCCAAGCAGCATATCTA GTGGGCGTGTCCGATCCTTCGAGCATCGCTGGACGTCCAGGTCTAGTCGACCAAGCTCAATTCGCTCGTGCCTCCCAAGCCATCTACCAAGGCTGTTCGACTCTGTCGTCGCCCTCCAGCCCCCAGAAACATGTCCTCGAAGCCGCGACTCTCATAGCCAAGCACACCAGCGCCCTCTGCAACTCCTGCAGAGTCGCCAGTTCGAAAACTACAAATCCCGTGGCCAAGAAACAGTTCGTCCAGAGCGCCAAAGCTGTGGCCAACTCCACGGCGGCTCTGGTCAAAGAGATCAAGACTCTGGACTTGGACTACTCCGACGTGAACAGGCAGAAGTGCGCGCAAGCGACCGTCCCGCTGCTAG AGGCCGTCGAGAACCTGTGCGTTTATGCCAATTCAAGCGAGTTCGTCTCGATACCGGCCAAGATCTCGCCGCAAGCTAGAAGAGCGCAACAACCGATCATTGATTCGGGTAGCAGATTGATCGACAGTTCTTGTACTGTTGTCAGCGCCGCCAAGAACTTGGTGGTCATGAATAAAGATCCCTCGACTTGGCAACATTTCGCAAGCTCGTCTAAAGACGTGTCAGAATCGATCAAACAATTAGTTGTCAATATTCG CAATGGAGCTCCTGGTAAAAATGAATGCGAGACCGCCGCGTCCATCCTCACGAACCATTTGCGTTCGTTAGACACGGCCTCGATGGATGCCGTATCTCAGTCGTTGGCCCCGAAGAAGGGATCTACTTTACCGGCATACAGCCAACAAGTCGAGCGTGCTGCCGCCGGTGTCTTTGACACGATTGAACCGTTGAGACACGCCGCCAAATACGAAGCCGAGAATATCGGACACACTGTCAACCAAATG GTGCAATTTTTTGAGCCTCTGGTACAGAACACCATCGGGGCGGCGTCCAACATGAAGAATTCGAAGCAGCAAGAACAGCTTCTCGATCAGGCCAAATCTGTGACAGAATCGGCTCTTCAGTTGGTCTATTCGGTCAAGGATTGTGGCGGCAATCCTAAG GCTGTCAATATCCATCCAGACATCGACGAGTGTGCGGGTTCGACTCGCGACGCATTACAAGATTTAGTCACCAGCTTAGAAACCATATCGACACAAAGCGGGATCGTATCGGGCGTCGTGGACAACCTGACAAGGGCCATGACTCGATTGTCCGACCACAGAGCCTCTCTAATCATATCCGACAGCGACGGTTACGTCGACTACCAGACCCGAATGGTCGAGTGCGCCAAGAACATCGCCAAACTAGCCGGCGAGATG GCTTCGAAGGCGCCCCACGACACCCAAAAACTGGCCCCCCTGTCCGCCGACCTCTCGCACAAGTACACCCAACTCGCCAACGACAGCATCGGCGCAGCCGCCGCCGCCACAAACGGAGAGGTGGCGATGCGTCTCAAAGAAGTCGTCCAGCAGTTGGGCGGCGCGTGCGTCGAGCTGGTGCAAGCCGGCGGACAATGCTTGATAAGGAAGGACGATATCATCCTAAGAGAGATTGGAGATTGTTCCAGGAACGTGACCGAGAAGGTATCGCGCGTTTTGGCCACGCTGCAATCTGGCTCCCGTGGTACTCAAGCTTGCATCAATGCCGCGTCTACAGTTTCCGGGATCATCGGCGATCTGGACACTACTATAATGTTTGCCACCGCCGGAAATCTCAATCCCGAGAATGAGCACGAGTCGTTCGCGGATCACCGCGAAAATATACTGAAGACGGCGAAGGCGTTGGTGGAGGATACTAAGACTCTGGTGGCGGGGGCCGCCTCCTCCCAGGAGCAGTTGGCCGTGGCGGCGCAGAATTCGGTCTCCACGATAG TTCAATTGGCCGAAGTTGTGAAGTTTGGAGCCGCCAGCTTGGGCTCTGACAACACAGACTCGCAGATCATGTTGATCAACGCCGTCAAAGACGTGGCAAGTGCCTTAGGCGACCTAATTCACGCCACCAAAGCCGCGAGCGGCAAGCCGATCAACGACCCCGCCATGGCCCACCTGAAGGAAAGTGCCAAG GTCCCCGATTCTGATACAGATTGGTGGGTTTCCGATCAAGAAGAGGAATTAATTCGGTTGTTAAGCGACAGCAAAGAAAACATAGCCACAGAGTCGCTGCAATCAGACATAATCCCTTGCCTCCTCATTACATAA